The following DNA comes from Fusobacterium periodonticum ATCC 33693.
CCGAAGTTCAAGTAGACTTGCATGTGTTAAGCATTCTGTCAGCGTTCATCCTGAGCCAGGATCAAACTCTTCGTTCAATCTTTTTAATAGCTCAATTTTGCTATTTTAATTTAACACCAAATTTATGGTTGCTTTTTGTCTTTTCTCTATTCTGTTGCTAATGTTCTTGTCTCATTGACATCGACTATGATAACATTTTAAATAAACTTTGTCAACAAAATTTTTTAAATTTTTTTATTTTTTTTTAATTTTATTTTTTTCTTTTTATTTTCAATAAAAATTTTATTTGGTTTTTATAAAATATTTCCTAATTTTTGCTTTTTCTGTTATAATTGTATTAACAAAATTATTTTTAGGAGGTATAGAAATGAATGATATAGTTCACAATGAAGGAAATGGTTTCTATATATATGATGATAATAAAGAAATCTTAGCAAGACTTGAATATAAGAAAAATGGAAATACTTTAATCTTTGATCATACAGTTGTTTCAGATAAATTAAAAGGTCAAGGTATTGCTGGAAAACTTTTAGATGTAGCTGTGGATTATGCTAGAAAGAACAATTTTAAAGTTCATCCTGTATGTTCTTATGTAGTTAAAAAATTTGAAAGTGGAAATTATGATGATATAAAAATCTAAATTTTATACAAAAAAGCTGTTAATAAATAACAGCTTTTTTTCTATATAATTATTATGATTAAGGAACTACTCTTTAACAACAATTCTAGCAGGAATTCCTACTGCTATAGCATTATCAGGTACATCTGTTAAAACAACTGCATTGGCTCCAACTTTTACATTTTCACCTATAGTTATATCTCCTAAAAGTTTTGCACCTGCTCCAAGCATAACATTATTTTTTATAGTAGGATGTCTCTTACTACTATTTGTTTGATTAGATCTTTTTGAACTAAGCCCACCTAAAGTAACTCCATGAAAAATTACACAGTCATCTCCAACAATGGCTGTCTCTCCTATTACTATTCCCATTCCATGATCAAAGAACACTCTTCTTCCTAGTGTTGCACCTGGATGTATTTCAATTCCTGTTAAAAATCTTGTTATCTGTGATATAAATCTAGCTAAGAAGTATAACTTACATTTGTAAAGAAAGTGAGCTAATTTATGGTATAACACAGCATGGAAAGAAGCATATAATATTATCTCCAATTTACTTTTTACTGCTGGATCCTTTTGTTGTATATTTAAAAATTCATCCTTTAACCATTTAAAAACATTCACTTTTCTTTACTCCTCTTAACTATAGTTTTATCTTTATTTTGTTAAAAATGCTTCAATAGATAGGTATTTTTCTCCACCATCTGGAGCTATTGTAACAACTGTTTTACCTTTTCCTAATTTCTTTGCAACATGGTAAGCTGCAGCAATATTTGCTCCTGATGAAATTCCTACAAATAATCCAAAGTCATAAGAAGCTTTTTTAGCAAACTCTAATGCTTCTTCTGAAGATATTTTTAAAACTTCATCTACAACAGTAACATCATAGTTTTCTGGAACAAATCCTGTTCCTATACCTTGTATAGAGTGTTTTCCAGGTGCTTCTCCTGAAAGAACAGCTGATGTACTAGGTTCAACTCCAATTACTTTTGTATCTTTTGTTCTTTCTTTTAGTCTCTTTCCTATTCCTACTAAAGTTCCTCCTGTTCCAACACCTGCAACAAAAGCATCTACAACTTTAAAGTCATCTAATATTTCTTTTCCTGTTGTTTCATAGTGTTTTTCTGGGTTAGCTTTATTATTAAATTGTTGAGGCATAAAGTAATTTGAATTTTCTGCTACTAATTTTTCTGCAACTGCAATTGCTTCTCCTATTCCTTTACTTCCATCTGTTAAGATAAGTTCAGCACCATATGCTTTTAAAGTAGATCTTCTTTCTATACTCATAGTATCAGGCATAACTATTATAACTTTATACCCTTTTAACTTCCCAATCAATGAAAGTGCTATTCCTGTATTTCCAGATGTAGGTTCTATTATAACACTACCTTCTTTTAATAATCCTTCTTTTTCTGCTGCTTCTATCATTCCTAAAGCTGCTCTATCTTTAACACTTCCACTTAAATTAAATTTTTCAAGTTTCACATATATATCTGCAATATTTTCATCTTTAAAATCAATTTTTACAACAGGTGTGTTTCCAATTAAATCTAGTAAGTTATTGTATATCATTTATTTTTCCTCCATCTTCTTTTTTAAATCATTCTTAATTTATTTTCTTGACTTATTCTATCAACTTATAAAAAT
Coding sequences within:
- the epsC gene encoding serine O-acetyltransferase EpsC, translated to MNVFKWLKDEFLNIQQKDPAVKSKLEIILYASFHAVLYHKLAHFLYKCKLYFLARFISQITRFLTGIEIHPGATLGRRVFFDHGMGIVIGETAIVGDDCVIFHGVTLGGLSSKRSNQTNSSKRHPTIKNNVMLGAGAKLLGDITIGENVKVGANAVVLTDVPDNAIAVGIPARIVVKE
- a CDS encoding GNAT family N-acetyltransferase gives rise to the protein MNDIVHNEGNGFYIYDDNKEILARLEYKKNGNTLIFDHTVVSDKLKGQGIAGKLLDVAVDYARKNNFKVHPVCSYVVKKFESGNYDDIKI
- the cysK gene encoding cysteine synthase A, producing MIYNNLLDLIGNTPVVKIDFKDENIADIYVKLEKFNLSGSVKDRAALGMIEAAEKEGLLKEGSVIIEPTSGNTGIALSLIGKLKGYKVIIVMPDTMSIERRSTLKAYGAELILTDGSKGIGEAIAVAEKLVAENSNYFMPQQFNNKANPEKHYETTGKEILDDFKVVDAFVAGVGTGGTLVGIGKRLKERTKDTKVIGVEPSTSAVLSGEAPGKHSIQGIGTGFVPENYDVTVVDEVLKISSEEALEFAKKASYDFGLFVGISSGANIAAAYHVAKKLGKGKTVVTIAPDGGEKYLSIEAFLTK